A portion of the Cyanobium sp. PCC 7001 genome contains these proteins:
- a CDS encoding lytic transglycosylase domain-containing protein, whose product MPRLAHRRLGVAIGAALALGGLGAWLHPYLAATRPQQVEAEPTTTALLPSDPGLSRTADGRHYPLVPADPRELAALLARVEAAIRSPDTPEAELPELGHQQQVIYRVLSHKPEQSALVRQQLPQRWQSVFDRHLAARREFLAMHRGGTKPTSLPAWRIIAPEPPEALISHYKKAEAATGIAWEVLAAVNLVETGMGRIDGVSVANAQGPMQFLPTTWAERGIGKGDIHDPHDAIQAAARYLVRRGGLQDIRKGLWGYNNSDHYGRAVLHYASLIEEDPRAYLGLYHWEIHFGTAAGDLWLPVGYDQPQRIPVTAFLQRSPASAPPPGSSGY is encoded by the coding sequence ATGCCCCGGCTTGCCCATCGCCGTCTTGGTGTCGCCATCGGCGCCGCCCTGGCCCTGGGGGGTCTGGGGGCCTGGCTCCATCCCTACCTGGCGGCCACCCGGCCCCAGCAGGTGGAAGCCGAGCCCACCACCACCGCCCTGCTGCCCAGCGACCCCGGGCTGAGCCGCACCGCCGACGGCCGCCACTACCCGTTGGTGCCCGCCGACCCCCGGGAGCTGGCCGCCCTGCTGGCCCGGGTGGAGGCCGCCATCCGCTCGCCCGACACCCCGGAGGCGGAGCTGCCCGAACTGGGACACCAGCAGCAGGTGATCTACCGGGTGCTCTCCCACAAGCCGGAGCAATCGGCCCTGGTGCGCCAGCAACTGCCACAGCGCTGGCAGAGCGTGTTCGACCGGCACCTGGCGGCGCGGCGTGAGTTCCTCGCCATGCACCGAGGCGGCACCAAACCCACCTCCCTGCCGGCCTGGCGGATCATCGCGCCCGAACCGCCCGAGGCCCTGATCAGCCACTACAAGAAGGCTGAGGCCGCCACGGGCATTGCCTGGGAGGTGCTGGCGGCAGTGAATCTGGTGGAAACCGGCATGGGCCGCATCGATGGCGTGTCGGTGGCCAACGCCCAGGGGCCGATGCAGTTCCTGCCCACCACCTGGGCCGAGCGGGGCATCGGCAAGGGGGACATCCACGATCCCCATGACGCCATCCAGGCCGCCGCCCGCTACCTGGTGCGCCGCGGCGGGCTCCAGGACATCCGCAAGGGTCTGTGGGGCTACAACAACAGCGACCACTACGGCCGCGCCGTGCTCCACTACGCCTCTCTGATCGAGGAGGATCCGCGGGCCTATCTGGGGCTCTACCACTGGGAGATCCACTTCGGCACCGCCGCCGGCGACCTCTGGCTGCCGGTGGGCTACGACCAGCCCCAGCGCATCCCGGTGACGGCCTTCCTGCAGCGCTCGCCTGCCAGTGCGCCGCCGCCCGGCTCCTCGGGCTACTGA
- a CDS encoding sulfite exporter TauE/SafE family protein: protein MIEATALLLLAGGGLIGFLLAVLGAGGSILLLPLLVSGAGLPTRQAVPLSLIVVALLALGNVGPYLRRRQVALRPALILGFPALAGSWIGGSLVRAGLIPEAVQLGVFTLAALVASWLLTRRRRPRDANTPMPPAGGGAPALALQGVVVGLLTGVAGVGGGFAIVPALVLIAGLPMALASGTSLVLIAVNAAVALLALGHWPASAVPLLLPLLVGGAGGAFVGQWLAPHLNDRRLRQGFSALLIGSALLTGAEAWRRHEPPTAAAAPPATVARSGPTPLASVPPAPC, encoded by the coding sequence GTGATCGAGGCCACGGCCCTGCTGCTCCTGGCAGGGGGGGGCCTGATCGGCTTCCTGCTGGCGGTGCTCGGGGCCGGAGGTTCGATCCTGCTGCTGCCCCTGCTGGTGAGCGGCGCCGGGCTGCCCACCCGCCAGGCGGTGCCGCTCTCCTTGATCGTGGTGGCCCTGCTGGCCCTGGGCAATGTGGGGCCCTACCTGCGCCGGCGTCAGGTGGCCCTGCGCCCCGCCCTGATCCTCGGGTTTCCTGCCCTGGCCGGCAGCTGGATCGGCGGCAGCCTGGTGAGGGCCGGCCTGATTCCGGAAGCCGTGCAGCTGGGGGTGTTCACGCTGGCGGCGCTGGTGGCCTCCTGGCTGCTCACCCGCCGCCGCAGGCCCCGCGACGCCAACACGCCCATGCCCCCTGCCGGCGGCGGCGCGCCTGCCCTGGCCCTGCAGGGGGTGGTGGTGGGGCTGCTCACCGGCGTCGCCGGCGTGGGCGGGGGCTTTGCGATCGTGCCGGCCCTGGTGCTGATCGCCGGCCTGCCGATGGCCCTGGCCAGCGGCACCAGCCTGGTGCTGATCGCGGTGAATGCGGCCGTGGCCCTCCTGGCCCTCGGCCACTGGCCCGCCAGTGCCGTGCCACTACTGCTGCCCCTGCTAGTGGGGGGTGCCGGCGGGGCCTTCGTGGGCCAGTGGCTGGCCCCCCACCTGAACGATCGGCGGCTGCGGCAGGGCTTCTCGGCCCTGCTGATCGGCTCGGCCCTGCTCACCGGAGCCGAGGCCTGGCGCCGCCATGAGCCCCCGACGGCTGCCGCCGCTCCCCCTGCCACCGTGGCCCGCTCCGGGCCCACGCCCCTCGCTTCTGTTCCTCCCGCTCCCTGCTGA
- a CDS encoding rhodanese-like domain-containing protein, with the protein MTTTSPPTNRGSDAPIELARISPQQLADRLAARAVTVIDVREPVEYAGGHIAGSINVPLARLGRTDLPNGPLVLVCHSGNRSSKGLGQLLQQGHPDPVMDLEGGVPAWQRAGYPVRRLAGAPLPLMRQVQIAAGSLVLLGVILSQTVAPGWIWLAGFVGAGLVFAGISGFCGMARLLAAMPWNRVSL; encoded by the coding sequence ATGACCACGACCTCCCCCCCCACCAACCGCGGCTCTGATGCCCCCATCGAGCTCGCCCGGATCTCGCCCCAGCAGCTGGCCGACCGGCTGGCCGCCCGGGCGGTGACCGTGATTGATGTGCGTGAGCCGGTGGAATACGCCGGCGGGCACATCGCCGGCAGCATCAACGTGCCGCTGGCCCGCCTCGGCCGCACGGACCTGCCGAACGGCCCCCTGGTGCTGGTGTGCCACAGCGGCAACCGCAGCTCCAAGGGGTTGGGGCAGCTGCTGCAGCAGGGCCATCCCGATCCGGTGATGGACCTGGAGGGCGGCGTGCCCGCCTGGCAGCGGGCCGGCTATCCCGTGCGCCGGCTGGCGGGGGCGCCGCTGCCGCTGATGCGGCAGGTGCAGATCGCCGCCGGCTCCCTGGTGCTCCTGGGGGTGATCCTCAGCCAGACGGTGGCGCCCGGCTGGATCTGGCTGGCGGGCTTCGTGGGGGCGGGTCTGGTGTTCGCCGGCATCAGCGGCTTCTGCGGCATGGCCCGCCTGCTGGCGGCCATGCCCTGGAACCGGGTGAGCCTGTGA
- a CDS encoding rhodanese-like domain-containing protein, which produces MAAAAGGAPLLLRQLFDADTGTYTYLLADVASGQGVIIDPVYEQHRRDLSLVQELGIALVASLDTHAHADHVTGSWLLHEATGCAIGLAAAAGAENVTRPLAHGDRVSFGRRSLEVRSTPGHTNGCVTYVLDDLSMAFTGDALLVRGCGRCDFQQGNAHTLWSSITGQILTLPDTCLLYPGHDYTGRGVTSVAEEKAFNARLGGSATERDFVGHMENMKLPHPHRIAEALPGNMRSGRPRQPEPQASWAPLVRSYAGLPELSPAWVAAHSGDVALVDVRAPEEFNGPDGRIPGSQLLPLPELEARAAELPQDRPLVLVCHSGSRSALATQQLMKAGREQVANLRGGLGRWRDEGYPVETGAPPAGA; this is translated from the coding sequence TTGGCCGCCGCCGCGGGAGGTGCTCCGCTGCTGCTGCGTCAGCTGTTCGACGCCGACACCGGCACCTACACCTATCTGCTGGCCGACGTGGCCAGCGGGCAGGGCGTGATCATCGATCCGGTGTACGAGCAGCACCGCCGCGACCTCTCCCTGGTGCAGGAACTCGGCATCGCGCTGGTGGCCTCGCTCGACACCCATGCCCATGCCGACCACGTGACCGGCAGCTGGCTGCTGCACGAAGCCACGGGCTGTGCCATCGGCCTGGCCGCCGCCGCCGGCGCCGAGAACGTGACCCGGCCCCTGGCCCATGGGGATCGGGTGAGCTTCGGCCGCCGCTCCCTGGAGGTGCGCAGCACGCCGGGCCACACCAACGGCTGCGTCACCTACGTGCTCGACGACCTGTCGATGGCCTTCACGGGCGATGCCCTGCTGGTGCGCGGCTGCGGCCGCTGCGATTTCCAGCAGGGCAACGCCCACACCCTCTGGAGCTCGATCACCGGCCAGATCCTCACCCTGCCGGACACCTGCCTGCTCTATCCCGGCCACGACTACACCGGCCGCGGCGTCACCTCCGTGGCGGAGGAGAAGGCCTTCAACGCCCGCCTGGGGGGCAGCGCCACCGAGCGCGACTTCGTGGGGCACATGGAGAACATGAAGCTGCCCCACCCCCACCGCATCGCCGAGGCCCTGCCCGGCAACATGCGCTCGGGACGGCCGCGGCAGCCGGAGCCCCAGGCCAGCTGGGCGCCGCTGGTGCGCAGCTATGCCGGCCTGCCGGAACTCTCCCCCGCCTGGGTGGCGGCCCACAGCGGCGATGTGGCCCTGGTGGACGTGCGGGCACCGGAGGAATTCAACGGCCCCGACGGCCGCATCCCCGGCAGCCAGCTCCTGCCCCTGCCGGAGCTGGAGGCCCGTGCCGCCGAGCTGCCCCAGGACCGGCCCCTGGTGCTGGTGTGCCATTCGGGCAGCCGTTCGGCCCTGGCCACCCAGCAGCTGATGAAGGCCGGGCGCGAGCAGGTGGCCAACCTGCGCGGCGGCCTGGGCCGCTGGCGCGACGAGGGCTACCCGGTGGAGACCGGCGCCCCGCCGGCCGGAGCCTGA
- a CDS encoding helix-turn-helix transcriptional regulator, giving the protein MPSLQLLEEYCQFFRILSEPARLQLLCQLKQGPMDVAALIEATGFSQSHISRQLGQLQRAGLVRCERDGVRTIWHADSELVDDLCTLVQSRLRQRLEAQLQQLGAA; this is encoded by the coding sequence ATGCCCTCTCTCCAGCTGCTCGAGGAGTACTGCCAGTTCTTCCGGATCCTGAGTGAACCGGCGCGGCTGCAACTGCTCTGCCAGCTCAAGCAGGGGCCGATGGATGTGGCCGCCCTGATCGAGGCCACGGGCTTTTCGCAGTCGCACATCAGCCGCCAGCTGGGCCAGCTGCAGCGGGCCGGCCTGGTGCGCTGCGAGCGCGACGGGGTGCGCACCATCTGGCACGCAGACAGCGAACTGGTGGACGACCTCTGCACCCTGGTGCAGTCCCGCCTGCGGCAGCGCCTGGAGGCCCAGCTGCAGCAGCTCGGCGCCGCCTGA
- a CDS encoding amino acid ABC transporter substrate-binding protein — MALLGLIPLAACAPPDGSGLQSAKLNGITARDKLVCGVEGTLPGFSFVEPDGRYSGLDVDTCKAVAAAVLGDPDKVEYRNLNSSERFAALASGEVDMLARNTTATLSRDAAGGNGLSFAPTTFYDGQGVMAPVKSGITDLKGLSGKAICVESGTTTELNLADRMREIDVPYTPLKFQTSDQTYAAYLGGRCAAVTSDRSQLAGKRSSFPAPDDHQLLPDVLSKEPLSPATTNADPAWADALRWIVFSLMQAEEWGITQANLDSKLAEAQANTNLADLRRFFGVEGDFGRQLGLPADFTVRAIRAVGNYGEIFERNVGTTSRLKLERGLNRLWSEGGLIYAQPFR, encoded by the coding sequence GTGGCCCTGCTCGGGCTGATTCCCCTGGCCGCCTGCGCCCCCCCGGATGGATCGGGCCTGCAGAGCGCCAAGCTGAACGGCATCACCGCCCGCGACAAGCTGGTGTGCGGGGTGGAGGGCACCCTGCCCGGCTTCAGCTTCGTGGAGCCCGATGGCCGCTATTCCGGGCTCGATGTGGACACCTGCAAGGCCGTGGCCGCGGCCGTGCTGGGGGATCCCGACAAGGTGGAGTACCGCAACCTCAACTCCAGCGAGCGCTTCGCGGCCCTGGCCAGCGGCGAGGTGGACATGCTGGCCCGCAACACCACGGCCACCCTCAGCCGCGACGCCGCCGGCGGCAACGGCCTCAGCTTCGCCCCCACCACCTTCTACGACGGTCAGGGGGTGATGGCGCCGGTGAAGAGCGGCATCACCGATCTGAAGGGCCTCTCAGGCAAGGCGATCTGCGTGGAGAGCGGCACCACCACCGAGCTCAACCTGGCCGACCGGATGCGGGAGATCGACGTGCCCTACACCCCGCTCAAGTTCCAGACCAGCGACCAGACCTACGCCGCCTACCTGGGCGGCCGCTGCGCCGCGGTGACCAGCGACCGCTCCCAGCTGGCCGGCAAGCGCAGCAGCTTCCCCGCGCCGGACGACCACCAGCTGCTGCCGGATGTGCTCAGCAAGGAGCCCCTCTCACCGGCCACCACCAACGCCGATCCGGCCTGGGCCGATGCCCTGCGCTGGATCGTGTTCAGCCTGATGCAGGCCGAGGAATGGGGCATCACCCAGGCCAATCTCGACAGCAAGCTGGCGGAAGCCCAGGCCAACACCAACCTCGCCGACCTGCGGCGCTTCTTCGGCGTGGAGGGGGATTTCGGTCGCCAGCTCGGCCTGCCCGCCGACTTCACCGTGCGGGCGATCCGGGCCGTGGGCAACTACGGCGAGATCTTCGAGCGCAACGTGGGCACCACCTCCCGGCTCAAGCTGGAGCGGGGCCTCAACCGCCTCTGGAGCGAGGGTGGCCTGATCTACGCCCAGCCCTTCCGCTGA